Proteins co-encoded in one Chloroflexota bacterium genomic window:
- a CDS encoding DUF6159 family protein, translating to MFQTIGRTWELIKMSWAVLKKDRELVLFPVMSTVALVILAGLMMGVGSGLGTVDRLAGTGASEVDIVLLAVTYFVLAFVVIYFNSALIGAAMIRLAGGDPTVGDGLRMANKRLPQILGWALISATVGLILQVLRSQSRDNMLGQIVLSLVGGVWAYLTYFVVPIVVAEGLGPIAAIRSSGSLFKRTWGEQVTSNIGFGILGFIAALIGALPAILVASVSLPAGIAVGIVTVGLALAIVTALEGIFKAALYGYVADGRVPEDFTRDSLAGAYQSGARPYRPF from the coding sequence ATGTTCCAAACCATTGGGCGCACGTGGGAGCTCATCAAGATGAGCTGGGCGGTCCTGAAGAAGGACCGGGAGTTGGTGCTGTTTCCCGTGATGTCGACCGTGGCCCTGGTGATATTGGCCGGGCTGATGATGGGCGTTGGGTCCGGACTTGGCACGGTGGACCGCCTGGCCGGGACCGGGGCTTCCGAAGTGGACATCGTGCTCCTGGCCGTGACCTACTTTGTGCTGGCGTTCGTCGTCATCTATTTCAACTCGGCGCTCATCGGAGCGGCGATGATTCGCCTCGCCGGCGGTGACCCGACGGTCGGCGACGGCCTGCGCATGGCGAACAAGCGCCTGCCGCAGATCCTGGGATGGGCGCTCATCTCGGCCACCGTCGGTCTGATCCTGCAGGTGCTCCGCAGCCAGTCGCGCGACAACATGCTCGGACAGATCGTGCTCTCGCTGGTCGGTGGCGTCTGGGCGTATCTGACCTACTTCGTCGTACCGATCGTGGTCGCGGAAGGCCTGGGGCCGATCGCCGCGATTCGAAGCTCCGGCTCACTGTTCAAGCGCACGTGGGGCGAGCAGGTCACGTCGAACATCGGATTCGGCATTCTTGGGTTCATCGCCGCGCTGATCGGCGCCTTGCCCGCCATCCTGGTGGCCTCCGTCAGCCTTCCGGCCGGCATCGCGGTTGGCATCGTGACCGTTGGACTCGCCCTGGCGATCGTGACGGCGCTGGAGGGCATTTTCAAAGCCGCGCTGTACGGCTATGTGGCGGACGGTCGCGTGCCCGAGGACTTCACGCGCGACTCGCTGGCCGGGGCCTACCAGAGCGGCGCCCGACCCTATCGGCCGTTCTAG
- a CDS encoding L,D-transpeptidase, with amino-acid sequence MSQGPRIGRRRLLALAAGSGAVAAGGLVTSVSAEESIEPDPHVVYIHETGHHISGRILDWWLQYGRESSIGWPITEPLRYGREQIQYFERGALRTDAWTRDPLGVTPLNLGTAWALQQVSADQPHEYAWWFPQTNRGVHPEFWEPYREGGGVFAFGFPVLWGAETTSGLRQAFSRSIWRDTSQGLVQDPVGVYVAESRGIRLAPVRQSMIAPPYDAAHWPTRTIYPSQRRAEVDLTRQVTTFFAEDQPVYEALISTGLPPDFTPPGDFEIFWRIERARLISNGSTVKTYDVPNVLHVQYFTESWIGFHYAYWHDAFGSVYSAGCVNMRLHDSQWAWDFCANGTPVTVHD; translated from the coding sequence GTGTCGCAGGGTCCTCGAATCGGGCGACGCCGGCTGCTTGCGTTAGCGGCCGGCAGTGGCGCCGTGGCGGCCGGCGGCCTTGTCACTTCGGTCAGCGCCGAAGAGTCCATTGAGCCCGACCCTCATGTGGTCTACATCCACGAGACCGGTCACCACATTTCCGGCCGAATCCTCGACTGGTGGCTGCAATACGGTCGCGAGTCGTCGATCGGATGGCCGATCACCGAACCGCTGCGTTACGGCCGCGAGCAGATCCAATACTTCGAGCGCGGCGCGCTGCGAACCGACGCCTGGACGCGCGATCCGCTTGGCGTCACCCCACTCAACCTGGGAACCGCATGGGCGCTGCAACAGGTGTCTGCCGATCAACCGCACGAATATGCGTGGTGGTTTCCACAGACGAATCGCGGAGTCCATCCTGAGTTTTGGGAGCCATACCGCGAGGGCGGCGGCGTCTTCGCGTTTGGCTTTCCGGTCCTATGGGGCGCCGAGACCACCAGCGGGTTGCGCCAGGCCTTCAGCCGCTCAATCTGGCGGGATACGTCTCAAGGCCTCGTCCAAGATCCCGTGGGCGTCTACGTTGCCGAGTCGCGCGGCATACGCCTAGCCCCCGTCAGGCAGTCAATGATCGCCCCGCCCTACGACGCGGCGCACTGGCCGACACGGACGATCTATCCGTCGCAGCGCCGGGCGGAAGTCGATCTCACGCGGCAAGTCACGACCTTCTTCGCGGAAGACCAGCCGGTCTACGAAGCGTTGATCTCAACCGGGCTGCCGCCGGACTTCACGCCGCCCGGCGATTTCGAGATCTTCTGGCGGATCGAGCGCGCGCGGTTGATTTCCAACGGCAGCACGGTCAAGACCTATGACGTGCCCAACGTGCTGCATGTCCAATATTTCACCGAGAGTTGGATCGGGTTTCACTACGCCTACTGGCATGACGCCTTCGGCAGCGTGTATAGCGCCGGCTGCGTGAACATGCGGCTGCACGACTCGCAGTGGGCGTGGGATTTCTGTGCGAACGGCACGCCGGTCACCGTGCACGACTAG
- a CDS encoding aldehyde ferredoxin oxidoreductase family protein, with protein sequence MAPSAGSVRRRFLRVDLTTGRLSVERPEPDFMRLHMGGRNVIAHTLLSEVPPEIDAFDPENRLVFALGPITGVSVPGGSRHSVGAKSPLTGLFGESEAGGYWGAELKRAGWDAIIVQGRAAHPVYLWIHDDEVELRDARPLWGKLTGPVEDRIRAELADPQVRVAQIGPAGENLVRFACVVHDLNEVAGRTGLGAVMGSKNLKAIAVRGTQPVSAADPRAIAGVARWVAQETLAPGEPHHRLHTWGTGAMVKSKQLEGHLVAHNFRDGRLPGGDQVDALAVQDLAEHEMDRCYACSVRCKKRVKVTRPDLEVDPKYGGPEYETMAAIGPNTGVVDVMAVCKGHEMLNALGMDSISCGATIAWAMEMVELGLMDKDRLSGESLHFGSADDLLRVIGKIARREGVGDLLAEGSLRAARTLGAEAEVRVVHVKGLEVAMHDPRAMPEMRRNYPVTPTGGDHTGAAGKRSGLRNTVGLCHFLQYDEAMTLTLLNAATGWEVSPDELHATFERGVTMARLFNLREGLKPEDDRLPDRLHQPLRHGPLRDRRLSRDTVRDEVRAYYRDHGWDPATGRPYADTIEYLGLDSVAAAAQATEFVAERREPLPAGRAPYAPQPEESGVLAE encoded by the coding sequence ATGGCGCCCTCCGCAGGCTCGGTGCGCCGGCGCTTCCTGCGCGTTGATCTCACCACCGGTCGCCTGTCGGTGGAGCGGCCCGAGCCGGATTTCATGCGGCTGCACATGGGCGGCCGCAACGTCATCGCCCACACGCTGCTTTCGGAGGTCCCACCGGAGATTGACGCGTTCGATCCCGAAAATCGCCTCGTGTTCGCGCTCGGTCCCATTACCGGCGTTTCCGTCCCCGGGGGCAGCCGGCACAGCGTAGGCGCCAAGTCGCCGCTCACCGGCCTCTTCGGTGAGTCCGAGGCCGGCGGCTACTGGGGCGCCGAGCTCAAGCGGGCCGGCTGGGACGCCATCATCGTGCAGGGGCGGGCGGCGCATCCGGTCTACCTTTGGATCCACGACGACGAAGTCGAACTACGCGACGCCCGGCCGCTGTGGGGCAAATTGACCGGGCCGGTGGAAGACCGAATCCGGGCGGAACTCGCCGACCCACAGGTGCGCGTGGCTCAGATCGGTCCCGCCGGCGAGAACCTGGTGCGGTTCGCTTGTGTGGTTCACGATCTCAACGAGGTGGCCGGCCGCACGGGCCTGGGTGCCGTGATGGGATCCAAGAACCTCAAGGCCATTGCCGTGCGCGGCACGCAGCCGGTGTCCGCGGCCGACCCGCGGGCGATTGCCGGGGTGGCGCGCTGGGTGGCCCAGGAGACCCTCGCGCCCGGCGAACCGCACCATCGGCTCCACACCTGGGGCACAGGCGCCATGGTTAAGTCCAAGCAGCTCGAGGGTCACCTCGTGGCCCACAACTTCCGCGACGGCCGGCTGCCGGGCGGCGACCAAGTGGACGCGCTGGCCGTTCAAGATCTCGCCGAGCACGAAATGGATCGCTGCTATGCGTGCTCCGTGCGCTGCAAGAAACGGGTCAAGGTCACGCGTCCCGACCTCGAGGTCGATCCCAAATACGGCGGTCCGGAGTACGAAACGATGGCGGCCATCGGACCCAACACCGGCGTGGTCGACGTCATGGCCGTCTGCAAGGGCCATGAAATGCTCAATGCGTTGGGGATGGACAGCATCTCCTGCGGCGCGACGATCGCGTGGGCCATGGAGATGGTCGAGCTCGGCCTCATGGACAAGGACCGGCTCAGCGGCGAATCGCTGCACTTCGGGTCCGCCGACGACCTGCTGCGCGTGATCGGCAAGATCGCTCGCCGTGAGGGCGTGGGCGACCTCCTGGCCGAGGGCTCGCTGAGGGCGGCCCGCACGCTTGGGGCGGAGGCCGAGGTGCGGGTCGTCCACGTCAAGGGGCTCGAGGTGGCCATGCACGATCCCCGCGCGATGCCCGAGATGCGCCGCAACTACCCGGTCACCCCGACCGGCGGCGACCACACCGGCGCCGCCGGCAAGCGGTCCGGGCTTCGCAACACGGTGGGCCTGTGCCACTTCCTGCAGTACGACGAGGCCATGACCCTGACGCTGCTGAACGCGGCCACGGGCTGGGAGGTTTCACCGGACGAGTTGCACGCGACCTTCGAGCGCGGCGTCACCATGGCGCGGCTCTTCAACCTGCGGGAAGGACTAAAGCCGGAAGACGACCGACTCCCGGACCGCCTGCACCAGCCGTTGCGACACGGGCCGCTGCGCGACCGTCGGCTCAGCCGGGACACCGTCAGGGACGAAGTGCGGGCCTACTATCGCGACCACGGCTGGGACCCGGCGACCGGGCGCCCATATGCCGACACCATCGAATACCTCGGCCTTGATTCGGTTGCGGCGGCGGCGCAAGCCACGGAGTTCGTCGCGGAGCGCCGCGAGCCGCTTCCGGCGGGGCGGGCGCCCTACGCGCCGCAGCCTGAGGAGAGCGGGGTCCTCGCCGAATAG
- a CDS encoding MoaD/ThiS family protein has protein sequence MTPPLRVRVRPYADLARYFPGTGAVREVDVPAGATIQDLLERYGVDAEPRLTLGLNGELAERDAVLAAGDLVDILVPMSGGA, from the coding sequence ATGACGCCGCCGCTTCGCGTGCGTGTGCGACCCTACGCGGACCTTGCCCGCTACTTTCCGGGTACCGGCGCGGTGCGGGAGGTTGACGTGCCGGCGGGAGCCACGATCCAGGATCTCCTCGAACGCTACGGCGTCGATGCCGAACCGCGTCTCACGCTTGGCCTGAACGGCGAGCTGGCGGAGCGCGACGCCGTGCTGGCGGCTGGCGATCTGGTCGACATCCTCGTCCCGATGTCAGGTGGCGCCTAG
- a CDS encoding SMP-30/gluconolactonase/LRE family protein, with protein sequence MAHRFVDEEHALALEDRSGRLHELLAPGAQFERIASGLGFTEGPVWRGDHLLFSDIPNDRICRWRELPEGPELTTFRAGSGSTNGITLDRDGNVLACAHTARAVLRFDANTQPDPIAAYFEGRRLNSPNDLVVRRNGDIYFTDPPYGIDPLGPDAKEQPVNGVYRLSPDGSLALATDRFVRPNGLAFSPDESVLYVGDSGGPRDIWAFDVEEDGSPTNPRQFVDMDAHPAPNNPDGMKCDAEGRLWSTGPGGVWVVEPDGAVLGVIVTPARPSNLAWGGSGWSTLFVTAQTSVYRIETAVRGRSVP encoded by the coding sequence ATGGCGCACCGTTTCGTCGACGAGGAGCACGCGCTCGCGCTCGAGGATCGCAGCGGGCGGCTGCATGAGCTGCTGGCGCCCGGAGCGCAGTTCGAGCGCATCGCCAGCGGGCTTGGCTTCACCGAGGGACCCGTCTGGCGCGGCGATCATCTGCTCTTCAGCGACATCCCGAACGACCGCATCTGCCGCTGGCGCGAGCTGCCCGAGGGCCCCGAGCTCACCACGTTTCGCGCGGGCAGCGGCTCGACCAACGGGATCACCCTGGACCGCGACGGCAATGTCCTGGCCTGCGCCCACACCGCGCGGGCGGTGCTGCGGTTCGACGCCAACACGCAGCCGGATCCCATCGCTGCGTACTTCGAGGGACGGCGGCTCAACAGTCCCAACGACCTCGTCGTGCGCCGCAACGGCGACATCTACTTCACCGACCCGCCCTACGGCATCGATCCGCTGGGTCCCGACGCCAAGGAGCAGCCGGTGAACGGCGTGTACCGGCTTTCGCCGGACGGCTCGCTGGCGCTGGCGACCGATCGGTTCGTGCGGCCGAACGGGCTGGCGTTTTCGCCCGATGAATCCGTGCTCTACGTCGGGGACTCGGGCGGACCGCGAGACATCTGGGCGTTCGACGTCGAGGAAGACGGGTCGCCGACGAACCCGCGGCAGTTCGTGGACATGGACGCGCACCCGGCGCCGAACAATCCGGACGGCATGAAGTGCGATGCCGAGGGGCGGCTGTGGAGCACCGGTCCGGGCGGAGTCTGGGTGGTCGAGCCCGACGGCGCCGTGCTGGGGGTAATCGTCACTCCCGCCCGACCATCGAATCTGGCCTGGGGCGGGTCCGGGTGGAGCACGCTGTTCGTCACGGCGCAAACGTCCGTCTATCGCATCGAGACGGCGGTGCGCGGGCGGTCGGTGCCCTAG